The following proteins are co-located in the Manihot esculenta cultivar AM560-2 chromosome 9, M.esculenta_v8, whole genome shotgun sequence genome:
- the LOC110622481 gene encoding dolichyl-diphosphooligosaccharide--protein glycosyltransferase subunit 4A, protein MFDDQDLGFFANFLGIFIFALVIAYHYVMADPKYEGN, encoded by the coding sequence ATGTTTGATGATCAAGATCTGGGCTTCTTTGCCAATTTTCTTGGCATTTTTATTTTTGCACTAGTAATAGCATACCATTATGTGATGGCTGATCCTAAATATGAAGGAAACTAA
- the LOC110622245 gene encoding RING-H2 finger protein ATL33 produces MEHPSPTIFISPEPPPFPAPPRSVDLSPLEFILGLIAIITIPALIYTFFFSIKCPPTPFRRRRSDSGEFPGIDDIPIGNKEVVSDVKYQKETHVKDIGSECPVCLSVFADGEEVKRLSVCKHSFHASCINMWLNSHSNCPVCRASVPAKRPNNGTATAVSSVDLHQGLPDATSLV; encoded by the coding sequence atggaGCACCCTTCACCAACCATCTTCATTTCCCCTGAACCCCCACCCTTCCCTGCGCCGCCCAGAAGCGTAGATTTATCTCCTCTAGAGTTCATTCTTGGTCTCATCGCGATTATCACCATTCCTGCCTTGATCTACACCTTCTTTTTCTCTATCAAGTGCCCTCCTACTCCTTTCAGGCGGCGCCGGAGTGATTCTGGGGAATTTCCCGGCATCGACGACATCCCAATTGGGAATAAAGAAGTGGTTTCGGATGTTAAGTATCAGAAGGAGACCCATGTGAAAGATATTGGGAGCGAGTGTCCAGTGTGCCTTTCTGTTTTCGCTGATGGGGAAGAAGTGAAGCGATTGAGCGTTTGCAAGCACAGCTTTCATGCTTCTTGTATCAATATGTGGCTGAATTCTCATTCTAATTGTCCTGTTTGTCGAGCTTCTGTTCCTGCCAAGCGTCCGAACAATGGGACCGCGACGGCGGTTTCCTCCGTCGATCTCCACCAAGGTTTGCCGGATGCTACCTCTTTAGTTTGA